One genomic window of Bradyrhizobium sp. B124 includes the following:
- a CDS encoding dihydroorotase — MNQHFDTILKSGTVVNQDGEGVRDIGVTNGRIAAIGSLAQAAAGEVIDCKGLHILPGVMDTQVHFREPGLTQKEDLETGSRSAVMGGVTAVFEMPNTNPLTVTEEAFTDKIKRGHHRMHCDFAFFIGGTRENVQDLPELERAPGCAGVKVFIGSSTGALLVEDDESLRRIFQVIRRRAAFHAEDEYRLNDRKPLRIEGDPRSHPVWRDETAALMATERLVNLARETGKRIHVLHISTKEEILYLRDHKDVASCEATPHHLTMAAPECYERLGTLAQMNPPVRSADHRAGIWYGIEQGIIDVLGSDHAPHTLEEKAKTYPASPSGMTGVQTLVPLMLDHVNAGRLSLQRFVDLTSAGPARLFNMACKGRIAAGYDADFTVVDLKRSETITNKWIASRAAWTPYDGVRVQGWPVGTFVRGKRVMWQGEVTTPSTGEPVRFLETLKA; from the coding sequence ATGAATCAGCATTTCGACACCATTCTAAAATCCGGCACCGTGGTCAATCAGGACGGCGAGGGCGTGCGCGATATCGGCGTCACGAATGGCCGCATCGCCGCGATCGGCTCGCTCGCCCAGGCCGCGGCCGGCGAGGTGATCGACTGCAAGGGGCTGCACATCCTGCCCGGCGTGATGGACACCCAGGTGCATTTCCGCGAGCCCGGACTGACGCAGAAGGAAGACCTCGAGACCGGCTCGCGCAGCGCCGTGATGGGCGGGGTCACCGCCGTGTTCGAGATGCCGAACACCAACCCGCTGACGGTGACCGAAGAGGCGTTCACCGACAAGATCAAGCGCGGCCACCATCGCATGCATTGCGATTTCGCGTTCTTCATCGGCGGCACCCGCGAGAACGTGCAGGACCTGCCGGAGCTCGAGCGCGCCCCGGGCTGCGCCGGCGTCAAGGTGTTCATCGGCTCCTCCACCGGTGCGCTCTTGGTCGAGGACGACGAGAGCCTGCGGCGGATCTTCCAGGTGATCCGGCGCCGCGCCGCATTCCACGCCGAGGACGAGTATCGCCTGAACGACCGCAAGCCGCTGCGGATCGAGGGCGATCCGCGCTCGCATCCGGTGTGGCGCGACGAGACCGCGGCGCTGATGGCGACCGAGCGCCTGGTCAATCTCGCGCGTGAGACCGGCAAGCGCATCCATGTGCTTCACATCTCGACCAAGGAAGAGATTCTGTATCTGCGCGACCACAAGGATGTTGCGTCCTGCGAGGCGACGCCGCACCACCTCACCATGGCGGCGCCGGAGTGCTACGAGCGGCTCGGCACGCTGGCGCAGATGAACCCGCCGGTGCGATCGGCCGATCACCGCGCCGGCATCTGGTACGGCATCGAGCAGGGCATCATCGACGTGCTCGGCTCCGACCACGCGCCGCATACGCTGGAGGAGAAGGCCAAGACCTATCCGGCCTCGCCGTCGGGCATGACCGGCGTGCAGACGCTGGTGCCCTTGATGCTCGATCACGTCAACGCGGGTCGGCTGTCGCTACAGCGGTTCGTCGATCTCACCAGCGCCGGGCCGGCGCGGCTGTTCAACATGGCCTGCAAGGGCCGCATCGCGGCGGGCTATGATGCCGACTTCACCGTGGTCGATCTCAAGCGCAGCGAGACCATCACCAACAAATGGATTGCCTCGCGCGCAGCCTGGACGCCCTATGACGGCGTGCGGGTGCAGGGCTGGCCGGTCGGCACCTTCGTGCGCGGCAAGCGGGTGATGTGGCAGGGAGAGGTCACGACGCCGTCGACGGGCGAGCCGGTCCGGTTCCTCGAGACGCTGAAGGCCTAG
- a CDS encoding folate-binding protein YgfZ, translating to MKAAFLPDRGVIKVSGEDARNFLNGLITTDVEQLAPGQARFGALLTPQGKIIVDFLITEIPTGHGGGFLIDAPRALAKGLADKLGFYKLRAKVVVENLSDSLGVLAAWDGEPAAIPDLAFADPRNPALGWRILIPEDLKQKLSELIGADLVDSSVYEAHRIATGVPRGGLDFMYGDAFPHETNMDRLNGVDFDKGCYVGQEVVSRMQHRGTARTRTVKIILDGPSPETGATIQAGDKQVGTIGSTAGDKGLALVRIDRVADAIDAGLPLTAGGLQLHLAEPDAVRITPKQTVA from the coding sequence ATGAAAGCAGCGTTTCTTCCAGATCGGGGCGTGATCAAAGTCTCTGGCGAGGACGCCCGCAACTTCCTCAACGGCCTCATCACGACCGATGTCGAGCAGTTGGCCCCGGGACAGGCCCGGTTCGGCGCGTTGCTGACGCCGCAGGGCAAGATCATCGTCGACTTCCTGATCACCGAGATACCCACAGGCCATGGCGGCGGCTTCCTGATCGACGCGCCGCGCGCGCTCGCCAAGGGGCTTGCCGACAAGCTCGGCTTCTACAAGCTGCGCGCCAAGGTCGTGGTCGAGAACCTCTCCGACAGCCTCGGCGTGCTGGCAGCCTGGGATGGCGAGCCGGCGGCGATCCCCGATCTCGCTTTCGCCGATCCGCGCAACCCGGCGCTCGGCTGGCGTATCCTGATCCCGGAAGATCTGAAGCAGAAGCTCTCCGAGTTGATCGGCGCCGATCTCGTCGACAGCAGCGTCTATGAGGCACATCGCATCGCGACCGGCGTGCCGCGCGGCGGGCTCGACTTCATGTACGGCGACGCCTTCCCGCACGAGACCAACATGGACCGCCTCAACGGCGTCGATTTCGACAAGGGCTGCTATGTCGGCCAGGAGGTGGTGTCGCGCATGCAGCATCGCGGCACGGCGCGCACCCGCACAGTGAAGATCATTCTCGACGGCCCCTCCCCCGAGACTGGCGCGACGATCCAGGCTGGCGACAAGCAGGTCGGCACCATTGGCTCGACCGCCGGCGACAAAGGCCTCGCGCTGGTGCGCATCGACCGCGTCGCCGACGCGATCGACGCCGGCCTGCCGCTGACCGCAGGCGGACTTCAGCTTCACCTCGCCGAACCGGACGCTGTCCGCATCACACCCAAACAGACCGTTGCATGA
- a CDS encoding DNA-3-methyladenine glycosylase I, which translates to MSRTAQLHPDGKTRCPWPGEDAFYVAYHDNEWGVPEYDDRALYEKLILDGFQAGLSWITILRKRDNFRKAFDDFQPEKIVRYTDKKVHALMNDAGIVRNRAKIEGTIASAKGYLEIMEKGPGFAKFLWDFVDGKPKVNQFKTTASVPASTPVSIKVSKELGARGFKFVGPTIVYAFMQATGMVNDHLVTCFCHEACSGKLRTPRLKKK; encoded by the coding sequence ATGAGCCGTACCGCACAACTGCATCCCGACGGCAAGACGCGCTGCCCCTGGCCGGGCGAGGACGCGTTCTACGTCGCCTATCACGACAATGAATGGGGCGTGCCGGAATATGACGACCGCGCGCTCTATGAAAAGCTGATCCTCGACGGCTTCCAGGCCGGACTGTCCTGGATCACGATCCTGCGCAAGCGCGACAACTTCCGCAAAGCCTTCGACGATTTCCAGCCCGAAAAGATCGTGCGCTACACCGACAAGAAGGTGCATGCGCTGATGAACGACGCCGGCATCGTCCGCAACCGCGCCAAGATCGAGGGCACGATCGCGAGCGCGAAGGGCTATCTGGAGATCATGGAGAAGGGCCCCGGCTTCGCGAAATTCCTTTGGGACTTCGTCGACGGCAAGCCGAAGGTCAATCAGTTCAAGACCACCGCGAGCGTGCCGGCCTCGACGCCGGTCTCGATCAAGGTCTCCAAGGAGCTCGGCGCGCGCGGCTTCAAATTCGTCGGCCCCACCATCGTCTATGCCTTCATGCAGGCGACCGGCATGGTCAACGATCATCTCGTGACCTGCTTCTGCCACGAGGCCTGCAGCGGCAAGCTCCGCACACCGCGGCTCAAGAAGAAATGA
- a CDS encoding HD family hydrolase gives MTARRSTETTRAWQRMLSGRRLDLLDPSPLDIEIVDIAHGLARVARWNGQTSGAHIFSVAQHTLLVEAVMRQQTPRVDISHRLAALLHDAPEYVIGDMISPFKAVLAGEYKVVEKRLLSAIHIRFGLPPVLADEITQQIKAADRGAAYLEATHLAGFSQAEARRLFGRDPELPEATERDYLTPWTAARAEKQFLERFNALHVQ, from the coding sequence ATGACTGCGCGTCGATCGACCGAGACCACCCGCGCCTGGCAGCGGATGTTGTCCGGACGCCGGCTGGATCTGCTCGACCCGTCGCCGCTCGATATCGAGATCGTCGACATCGCGCATGGACTGGCGCGGGTCGCGCGCTGGAATGGGCAGACCTCTGGTGCGCACATCTTCTCGGTGGCCCAGCACACGCTGCTGGTCGAGGCCGTGATGCGCCAGCAGACGCCGCGCGTCGATATCAGCCATCGTCTCGCCGCCCTGCTGCATGACGCACCCGAGTATGTCATCGGCGACATGATCTCGCCGTTCAAGGCGGTGCTGGCCGGTGAATACAAGGTGGTGGAGAAGCGGCTGCTGTCGGCGATCCATATCCGCTTCGGCCTTCCCCCGGTACTGGCGGACGAGATCACCCAGCAGATCAAGGCCGCCGACCGCGGCGCCGCCTATCTCGAGGCGACGCATCTGGCGGGATTTTCGCAAGCCGAGGCCAGGCGGCTGTTCGGCCGCGATCCGGAATTGCCGGAAGCCACCGAGCGCGACTATCTGACGCCATGGACCGCCGCGAGGGCTGAAAAGCAGTTCCTCGAACGCTTCAATGCATTGCACGTGCAGTAG
- a CDS encoding protein-tyrosine phosphatase family protein — MLHVCSLAALSDTVRATGASHVLTVMANVDQVQRPPSVLPANHLKVSMDDIVEQMDGFVAPNETHIERVLTFVRGWDRRAPMVVHCYAGISRSTASAFATVCALNPHRDEMSIARQIREASPIAAPNRLIVSLADKALGREGRMLRALDAMGPGSMSVEGRPFHIDLD, encoded by the coding sequence ATGCTTCACGTTTGCTCGCTTGCCGCGCTCTCCGACACGGTTCGTGCCACCGGCGCCAGCCATGTGCTGACCGTGATGGCCAATGTCGACCAGGTGCAGCGGCCGCCCTCCGTGCTTCCGGCTAACCATCTGAAGGTGTCGATGGACGACATCGTCGAACAGATGGACGGGTTCGTTGCCCCCAACGAGACTCATATCGAGCGCGTGCTGACCTTCGTGCGCGGCTGGGATCGCCGCGCGCCGATGGTGGTGCATTGCTACGCCGGCATCAGCCGTTCGACCGCGAGCGCATTCGCCACCGTCTGCGCGCTCAATCCGCACCGCGACGAAATGTCCATTGCCCGGCAGATCCGCGAGGCCTCGCCGATCGCGGCGCCCAACCGGCTGATCGTCAGCCTCGCCGACAAGGCGCTGGGGCGCGAGGGCCGGATGCTGCGCGCGCTCGATGCGATGGGCCCCGGCAGCATGAGCGTCGAGGGCCGGCCCTTCCACATCGATCTGGACTAA
- a CDS encoding DUF2339 domain-containing protein, with protein sequence MFDSPFDFLTLVIAIVAIIFARKALSQIAVLQRRLDAVEAAGVSAARTAVPPPLAPLEAFEQTLPAAPPIAPPPLPEAAASEPDAHAETAAAGAAPPPLPEPPAPPPPAPGFEETLGTRWVVWIGGLTLALGGFFMVRYSIEAGLLGPGVRTLLGGLFALALLGAGEWTRRKESISSIAALPIANIPAILTAAGTAVAFATVYAAYALYDFLAPATAFILLGMVALGTLAAALLHGPALAGLGIVGAFVTPILVSSDKPDFWSLYIYLAVVTAAAFGLARIRLWRWLAVTTIAFALLWTFPCLQCGPEMIAPHVFHVIAGFVLAALLVVCGFMFGPDGDGEEIEPISSGSLAAYLFGAMLIVLNSAHADSAMIGFALLTAGSLFVAWRAPAAAGAIAAASVFVFIVFGEWAVRRNVDMLVLPGGAIPGIGPSATDGSVSLHLVTAALFAAAFGIAGFFAQLRFATTKITVTWAAAAVFTPVALLVALYARIAHLDRSIPFAILAVPLAAAYAAATEALSRRGERPELSPSIALSATGALASLALALTFALDKGWLTIALALVSMGTAWLSVQRPIPFLRWLAAILAGIVVLRIGYEPRIAGDAVGTTPIFNWLLWGYGVPALSFWAGSHFLRRNGDDVPLRMVESAAILFTVLLAFMEIRHAVNSGDVYRDSAGLTEVALQVGVTLAMAIGLERLRLRSGSIVHNVGAVLLTAFAGLASLFGLLGLDNPMLWWQDVGGSFINLLLLGYALPAVLALLLSYAVAGHRPASYANTIAAGALVLALAYVTFEIRRLYHGPVLTRGETTGAEQYTYSIAWLMFGVVLLGIGIVVNSQRARLASAAVIGLTILKAFLVDMSTLTGVYRALSFMCLGIVLVAIGWLYQRILFRRRAAPPVPQAGA encoded by the coding sequence ATGTTCGATTCGCCGTTCGATTTCCTCACGCTCGTCATCGCCATTGTCGCGATCATTTTCGCGCGCAAGGCGCTGAGCCAGATTGCGGTGCTGCAGCGCCGGCTGGATGCGGTCGAGGCCGCGGGCGTGTCCGCCGCGCGGACGGCCGTGCCGCCACCGCTGGCGCCGCTCGAGGCGTTCGAACAGACGCTACCGGCGGCGCCTCCCATCGCGCCGCCGCCGCTGCCCGAAGCGGCCGCGAGCGAGCCGGATGCGCATGCAGAGACAGCCGCGGCAGGCGCCGCGCCACCGCCGCTGCCAGAACCACCCGCCCCGCCGCCCCCGGCGCCCGGCTTCGAGGAGACGCTCGGCACGCGCTGGGTGGTGTGGATCGGCGGCCTGACGCTTGCGCTCGGCGGCTTCTTCATGGTGCGCTATTCGATCGAGGCCGGGCTGCTCGGCCCCGGCGTGCGCACGCTGCTCGGCGGACTGTTTGCGCTGGCGCTGCTCGGCGCCGGCGAGTGGACGCGGCGCAAGGAAAGCATCTCCAGCATCGCGGCACTGCCGATCGCCAACATTCCGGCGATCCTCACCGCCGCCGGCACCGCGGTGGCGTTCGCCACCGTCTACGCCGCCTATGCGCTGTATGATTTCCTGGCGCCGGCAACCGCCTTCATCCTGCTTGGCATGGTCGCGCTCGGCACGCTCGCGGCCGCGCTGCTGCACGGACCTGCGCTGGCCGGGCTCGGCATCGTCGGCGCCTTCGTCACGCCGATCCTGGTTTCGTCCGACAAGCCGGACTTCTGGTCGCTCTACATTTATCTCGCCGTCGTCACGGCGGCCGCGTTCGGCCTCGCGCGCATCCGGCTGTGGCGCTGGCTCGCCGTCACGACGATCGCCTTCGCGCTGCTATGGACCTTCCCGTGCCTGCAATGCGGGCCGGAGATGATCGCGCCGCACGTCTTCCACGTCATCGCGGGCTTCGTGCTGGCGGCGCTGCTCGTGGTCTGCGGCTTCATGTTCGGCCCCGACGGCGACGGCGAGGAGATCGAGCCGATTTCATCCGGCTCGCTCGCGGCCTATCTGTTTGGCGCGATGCTGATCGTGCTCAACAGCGCCCACGCCGACAGCGCGATGATCGGCTTTGCGCTGCTGACGGCAGGCAGTCTTTTCGTGGCCTGGCGCGCGCCCGCCGCTGCCGGCGCGATCGCCGCCGCGTCGGTCTTCGTCTTCATCGTGTTCGGCGAGTGGGCCGTGCGCCGCAACGTCGACATGCTGGTGCTGCCGGGCGGCGCGATCCCGGGCATCGGCCCGTCCGCGACCGACGGCTCGGTCTCGCTGCATCTCGTCACCGCCGCGCTGTTCGCGGCCGCCTTTGGCATCGCCGGCTTCTTCGCACAACTGCGTTTTGCCACCACGAAGATCACGGTGACCTGGGCCGCGGCAGCCGTGTTCACGCCGGTCGCGCTGCTGGTCGCACTCTATGCACGTATCGCGCATCTCGATCGCTCGATCCCGTTTGCGATCCTCGCCGTGCCGCTCGCAGCCGCCTACGCCGCCGCGACCGAAGCGCTGAGCCGGCGCGGCGAGCGGCCGGAGCTGTCGCCCTCGATCGCATTGTCGGCGACCGGCGCCCTCGCCTCGCTGGCGCTGGCGCTGACCTTCGCACTCGACAAGGGCTGGCTCACCATCGCGCTGGCGCTGGTGTCGATGGGCACGGCATGGCTTTCGGTGCAGCGGCCGATCCCGTTCCTGCGCTGGCTCGCCGCGATCCTGGCCGGCATCGTTGTGCTGCGGATCGGCTATGAGCCGCGGATCGCGGGCGACGCCGTCGGCACCACGCCGATCTTCAACTGGCTGCTGTGGGGCTATGGCGTTCCCGCGCTGTCGTTCTGGGCGGGAAGTCATTTCCTGCGCCGCAACGGCGACGACGTCCCGCTGCGCATGGTCGAATCCGCTGCGATCCTGTTCACGGTGCTGCTCGCCTTCATGGAGATCCGACACGCGGTCAATAGCGGCGACGTCTATCGCGACAGCGCCGGACTGACCGAAGTCGCGTTGCAGGTCGGCGTGACGCTTGCGATGGCGATCGGGCTGGAGCGGCTGCGGCTGCGCAGCGGCAGCATCGTCCACAATGTCGGCGCGGTGCTGCTGACCGCGTTCGCCGGGCTTGCCAGCCTGTTCGGGCTGCTGGGACTGGACAACCCGATGCTGTGGTGGCAGGACGTCGGCGGCAGCTTCATCAATCTGCTGCTGCTCGGCTACGCATTGCCGGCCGTGCTGGCGCTACTGTTGTCCTATGCGGTGGCGGGGCATCGTCCCGCAAGCTACGCCAACACGATCGCCGCCGGCGCGCTGGTGCTTGCGCTCGCTTACGTCACGTTCGAAATCCGCAGGCTCTATCACGGACCGGTGCTGACGCGCGGCGAGACCACGGGTGCGGAGCAATACACCTATTCGATCGCCTGGCTGATGTTCGGCGTCGTGCTGCTCGGCATCGGCATCGTCGTCAACTCGCAGCGGGCGCGGCTTGCCTCCGCTGCGGTGATCGGGCTGACGATCCTGAAGGCGTTCCTGGTCGACATGTCGACGCTCACGGGTGTCTACCGGGCGCTGTCGTTCATGTGCCTTGGCATTGTGCTGGTCGCGATCGGCTGGCTGTATCAGCGGATCCTGTTCCGCAGGCGGGCCGCTCCGCCGGTCCCGCAGGCTGGGGCTTGA
- a CDS encoding MDR family oxidoreductase — protein MATFKAIRIDKADKGTTAALTQFDDAELMDGDVTVRVEWSTLNYKDGLALTGKAPVVRRFPMIAGIDFAGTVEQSSHPDWKAGDKVVCNGWGMGETHLGAYAEKARVKGDWLVRLPDGISARDAMAVGTAGYTAMLSVLALEKHGLTPKSGPVVVTGAAGGVGSVAIAVLSKLGYHVIASTGRMSEADYLKGLGATEVIDRAELSGAPKALAKERWAGGVDSVGSTTLANLLSMTRYGGAIAACGLAAGMDLPSSVAPFILRGVCLLGIDSVMCPIELRRTAWRRLASDLDKAKLADITHEIALDEVMGYGAKILDGQVRGRIVVKIV, from the coding sequence GTGGCAACGTTCAAGGCAATCAGGATCGACAAGGCGGACAAGGGTACCACCGCCGCACTGACCCAATTCGACGACGCGGAATTGATGGACGGCGACGTCACCGTCCGCGTCGAATGGTCGACGCTGAACTACAAGGACGGCCTGGCGCTGACCGGCAAGGCGCCGGTGGTGCGCCGTTTCCCAATGATCGCCGGCATCGATTTCGCGGGCACGGTCGAGCAATCCAGCCATCCCGACTGGAAGGCGGGCGACAAGGTCGTCTGCAACGGCTGGGGCATGGGCGAGACCCATCTCGGCGCCTATGCGGAAAAGGCCCGCGTCAAGGGCGACTGGCTGGTGCGGTTGCCGGACGGGATTTCGGCCCGTGACGCGATGGCGGTCGGCACCGCCGGCTATACCGCGATGCTCTCGGTGCTGGCGCTCGAGAAGCACGGTCTCACGCCGAAGAGCGGCCCGGTGGTGGTGACGGGTGCCGCCGGCGGCGTCGGCTCGGTCGCGATCGCCGTGCTCTCGAAGCTCGGCTATCACGTCATCGCCTCGACCGGGCGGATGTCGGAGGCCGACTATCTCAAAGGTCTCGGTGCCACAGAGGTGATCGACCGCGCCGAACTGTCGGGTGCCCCCAAGGCGCTTGCGAAGGAGCGCTGGGCCGGCGGCGTCGACAGCGTCGGGTCGACCACGCTCGCCAATCTGCTTTCGATGACCAGGTATGGCGGTGCCATCGCAGCCTGCGGCCTGGCGGCCGGCATGGACCTTCCGTCGTCGGTCGCGCCCTTCATTTTGCGGGGTGTGTGCCTTCTCGGCATCGATTCCGTGATGTGCCCGATCGAGCTCCGCAGGACCGCCTGGCGCCGTCTTGCCAGCGATCTGGATAAGGCAAAACTGGCTGATATCACTCATGAAATCGCCTTGGACGAAGTCATGGGGTATGGCGCGAAAATCCTCGATGGCCAGGTCCGCGGCCGCATCGTGGTAAAAATAGTCTGA
- a CDS encoding MFS transporter, producing MAVTTGDLRPTSGTWRTPLVIIVCGCAIALLSFGPRSSLGFFVQPMGREFAWGRDVFGLAIALQNLLWGLGQPIAGAIADRFGLLRVMVVGALLYAAGLLLMRYSTTSLSLDISAGVLIGFGLSGSSFNLVLAAFSKLLPPEKRGIALGAGTAAGSFGQFLFAPFGVAMIDNFGWQTALVVFSALMLLIVPLSLALVTPPAEAGKVPAADQQSFKTALAEAFGHRSYVLLVLGFFTCGFQLAFITIHLPAYLADRGIPATTGGWVVAAIGLFNIVGSLSVGWLQNFFPKRYLLSVIYFSRALATVAFISFPVTPFSAIAFGAVSGLLWLSSVPPTSALVALMFGTRWFSTLYGFAFVSHQVGGFLGVWLGGVVFEQYGSYTPIWWLSVLFGVLSALINLPIVEAPVARPVAQPA from the coding sequence ATGGCGGTTACCACCGGGGATCTTCGACCGACGTCCGGCACCTGGCGCACGCCGCTCGTCATCATCGTCTGCGGCTGCGCGATCGCGCTGCTGAGTTTCGGCCCGCGCTCCAGCCTCGGCTTTTTCGTGCAGCCGATGGGCCGTGAATTCGCCTGGGGCCGCGACGTGTTCGGCCTTGCCATCGCGCTGCAGAACCTGTTGTGGGGTCTCGGCCAGCCGATCGCAGGCGCGATTGCCGATCGCTTCGGCCTGCTGCGCGTCATGGTCGTCGGCGCCTTGCTGTACGCCGCCGGCCTGCTGCTGATGCGTTACTCGACCACCTCATTGTCGCTCGACATCAGCGCCGGCGTGCTGATCGGCTTCGGCCTGTCGGGCTCGTCGTTCAATCTGGTGCTGGCGGCGTTCAGCAAGCTGTTGCCGCCGGAGAAGCGCGGCATCGCGCTCGGCGCCGGCACCGCCGCCGGTTCGTTCGGCCAGTTCCTGTTCGCGCCGTTCGGCGTTGCGATGATCGACAATTTCGGCTGGCAGACCGCGCTCGTCGTGTTCAGCGCGCTGATGCTGTTGATCGTGCCGCTCTCGCTCGCGCTTGTGACGCCGCCCGCCGAGGCCGGCAAGGTGCCGGCCGCCGACCAGCAGTCGTTCAAGACCGCGCTCGCCGAAGCCTTCGGCCATCGCTCCTATGTGCTGCTGGTGCTCGGTTTCTTCACCTGCGGCTTCCAGCTCGCCTTCATCACCATCCATCTGCCGGCCTATCTGGCCGACCGCGGCATTCCGGCGACCACCGGCGGCTGGGTGGTTGCGGCGATCGGCCTGTTCAACATCGTGGGCTCGCTCAGCGTCGGCTGGCTGCAGAACTTCTTTCCGAAGCGCTATTTGCTCTCGGTGATCTACTTCTCGCGCGCGCTGGCGACCGTCGCCTTCATTTCGTTCCCCGTGACGCCGTTCTCGGCCATTGCCTTCGGCGCGGTCTCGGGGCTGCTGTGGCTGTCGAGCGTGCCGCCGACCTCGGCGCTGGTCGCGCTGATGTTCGGCACCCGCTGGTTCTCCACCCTCTACGGCTTCGCCTTCGTCAGCCATCAGGTGGGCGGCTTCCTCGGGGTCTGGCTCGGCGGCGTCGTGTTCGAGCAGTATGGTTCCTACACGCCGATCTGGTGGCTGTCGGTGCTGTTCGGCGTGCTGTCGGCGCTGATCAACCTGCCGATCGTCGAGGCGCCCGTCGCACGCCCGGTTGCGCAGCCCGCCTGA
- a CDS encoding cell wall hydrolase, with translation MFVSRNQPKGARLALFGLGLGIFALMPTELGYQDIASLLARQPGVAERWQKRVFASAVGSIQVATYSFGRPIGTSAPQDPQILLARLDSPSADITGTVTRNPITATPPRYQASDFPKVDRTLKGDRLVVGRPDQVDPAQPANTAPANEDPATSNSSVKGMKTATAPVDNAPLDPELQEALRAPPLPQYVKPSPQQYDVSMSLEASPLDDLKPVPAKPAAAPPVDATHARDPFAFKTASLFFGSSLGTPENLERWQPGEAPVVVVPAAQPDPDLKVMASLPVDADGPVKAGEMGESIAPKGEVNADDQHTKTPAERLGLFDEKSRAKSEKCLAEAVYFEARGEAVRGQIAVAQVVLNRAFSGKYPETVCGVVYQNKNRHYACQFTFACDNIPDVVREPDMWDRAKKISKAILDGKLWLPEVDRSTHYHAYWVRPSWVSEMKKTYKFGVHTFYRPRAWGDGSDAPSWGNPAETAKISAQLAEAAQSSAEQASAKR, from the coding sequence ATGTTTGTGTCGCGTAACCAGCCGAAGGGCGCACGTCTTGCGCTCTTCGGTCTCGGTCTTGGCATCTTCGCACTGATGCCGACCGAGCTCGGATATCAGGATATTGCGTCGCTTCTGGCCCGGCAGCCCGGCGTTGCCGAGCGCTGGCAGAAGCGCGTCTTCGCCTCCGCGGTCGGTTCCATCCAGGTCGCGACCTACAGTTTCGGCCGTCCGATCGGAACATCGGCGCCACAGGATCCGCAAATCCTGCTCGCACGGCTGGACAGTCCGAGCGCCGACATCACCGGCACGGTGACACGCAATCCGATCACAGCAACGCCGCCGCGCTACCAGGCATCCGATTTTCCCAAGGTCGATCGCACCCTGAAGGGCGATCGTCTCGTCGTCGGGCGGCCTGACCAGGTCGATCCTGCACAGCCCGCCAACACGGCTCCGGCGAACGAGGATCCCGCGACATCGAATTCGTCGGTCAAGGGCATGAAGACTGCGACTGCGCCGGTCGACAACGCGCCGCTCGATCCCGAATTGCAGGAGGCGCTGCGTGCGCCGCCACTGCCGCAATATGTGAAGCCGTCGCCGCAGCAATACGACGTGTCGATGTCGCTCGAGGCCAGTCCGCTCGACGATCTGAAGCCTGTGCCCGCGAAGCCTGCTGCTGCGCCGCCTGTCGATGCAACGCATGCGCGCGATCCGTTTGCATTCAAGACCGCCAGCCTGTTCTTCGGCTCGTCGCTCGGCACGCCCGAGAATCTCGAGCGCTGGCAGCCCGGCGAGGCGCCGGTGGTCGTTGTGCCGGCAGCGCAGCCCGATCCCGACCTGAAGGTGATGGCGTCACTGCCGGTCGATGCCGACGGCCCGGTCAAGGCCGGCGAGATGGGCGAGAGCATCGCGCCGAAAGGCGAGGTCAACGCCGACGACCAGCACACCAAGACGCCGGCGGAACGGCTCGGCCTGTTCGACGAGAAATCGCGCGCCAAGTCGGAGAAGTGCCTTGCCGAGGCGGTCTATTTCGAAGCGCGCGGCGAAGCGGTGCGGGGCCAGATCGCGGTCGCCCAGGTGGTGCTGAACCGCGCCTTCTCCGGCAAATATCCGGAGACGGTGTGCGGCGTGGTCTACCAGAACAAGAACCGCCACTATGCCTGCCAGTTCACCTTCGCCTGCGACAACATCCCGGACGTCGTCCGCGAGCCCGACATGTGGGACCGCGCCAAGAAGATATCGAAGGCGATCCTCGACGGCAAATTGTGGCTGCCGGAAGTCGATCGCTCGACCCACTACCACGCCTATTGGGTGCGGCCGTCCTGGGTCAGTGAAATGAAGAAGACGTACAAGTTCGGCGTCCACACCTTCTATCGGCCGCGCGCCTGGGGCGATGGCAGCGATGCGCCGAGCTGGGGCAACCCGGCCGAGACCGCCAAGATATCGGCGCAACTCGCCGAAGCCGCCCAGAGCTCGGCCGAGCAGGCCAGCGCCAAGCGGTAG